In Serinus canaria isolate serCan28SL12 chromosome 5, serCan2020, whole genome shotgun sequence, the following proteins share a genomic window:
- the GTF2A1 gene encoding transcription initiation factor IIA subunit 1: MASSTNTNPVPKLYRSVIEDVINDVREVFLDEGVDEQVLMELKTLWENKLMQSKAVDGFHSEEQQLLLQVQQQQQQQQQQQHHHHHHHTPQPQQTVQQQSQPQQVLIPASQQAPQQQVIVPDSKLIPHMNASGMSAAATAATLALPAGVTPVQQILTNSGQILQVVRTANGAQYIIQPQQPVVLQQQVIPQMQPGGVQAPVIQQVLAPLPGGLSQQTGVIIQPQQILFTGNKTQVIPTTVAAPTPAQAQIPAAGQQQPQQQQAQPQAPLVLQVDGTGDTSSEEEDDEEEEYDDDEEEEKEKDGGEDGQVEEEPLNSEDDVSDEEGQELFDTENVVVCQYDKIHRSKNKWKFHLKDGIMNLNGRDYVFSKAIGDAEW, translated from the exons ATGGCGAGCTCGACTAACACAAACCCCGTG cctaaATTGTACAGGTCTGTAATTGAAGATGTCATTAATGATGTCAGAGAAGTTTTTCTGGATGAAGGAGTGGATGAACAAGTTCTCATGGAACTCAAAACA CTGTGGGAGAACAAGCTGATGCAGTCTAAGGCTGTAGATGGCTTCCATTCAGAAGAGCAGCAACTTTTATTGCAGGtgcaacaacagcaacagcagcagcagcaacagcagcatcatcaccaccaccatcacACACCTCAGCCGCAGCAGACTGTGCAGCAGCAGTCTCAGCCACAGCAGGTCCTTATTCCAGCATCTCAGCAAG cACCTCAGCAGCAGGTTATTGTGCCAGATTCCAAGCTGATACCACATATGAATGCATCAGGCATG agtgctgcagccactgcagctaCGTTGGCTCTCCCTGCTGGTGTTACTCCAGTTCAGCAGATACTTACAAATTCAG GCCAGATCCTCCAAGTAGTTAGAACTGCAAATGGAGCTCAGTATATTattcagccacagcagccagtgGTTCTACAGCAGCAGGTTATACCCCAAATGCAGCCTGGTGGAGTACAAGCACCTGTTATTCAGCAG GTTTtggctcctctccctggagGGCTTTCCCAGCAGACAGGAGTGATTATTCAGCCTCAGCAGATCCTGtttacaggaaataaaactcaAGTTATACCTACAACAGTGGCTGCCCCTACACCAGCTCAAGCACAGATTCCTGCAGCTggtcagcagcagccacagcagcaacagGCACAACCACAAGCACCACTTGTTCTCCAAGTTGATGGAACAGGGGACACATCGTCTGAAGAAGAGGATGATGAGGAAGAAGagtatgatgatgatgaagaggaagagaaagaaaaagatgggGGTGAAGATGGCCAAGTTGAAGAG GAACCTCTGAACAGTGAAGATGATGTGAGTGATGAGGAAGGACAAGAACTCTTTGATACAGAAAATGTTGTTGTGTGCCAGTATGATAAG ATCCACAGAAgtaaaaacaaatggaaatttcaTCTCAAAGATGGCATCATGAATCTTAATGGAAGAGATTATGTATTTTCCAAAGCCATTGGGGACGCAGAATGGTGA